A genomic stretch from Corynebacterium terpenotabidum Y-11 includes:
- a CDS encoding ParA family protein encodes MADSAENKDALFDEPEMGLTGRPLRAIPVPPPVDSHGPATVIAMCNQKGGVGKTTSTINMGAALAEFGRRVLLVDLDPQGALSAGLGIMHEDLDITVYNLLVDPDATIGDALHHTSVDNLDVIPANIDLSAAEIQLVNEVGREQALARALRPVMADYDYIIVDCQPSLGLLTVNALCCADGVIIPMECTYFSLRGLALLHDTVDKVKDRLNFRLEVIGILVTLFDRRTNHSRQVMNRVVEVFGDRVFDTVITRTVRFPETTVAGEPITTWAPSSDGAQQYRDLAAEVIERT; translated from the coding sequence ATGGCTGACAGCGCCGAGAACAAGGACGCTCTGTTCGATGAGCCCGAGATGGGGCTGACCGGTCGTCCGCTTCGTGCCATCCCCGTTCCGCCGCCGGTGGACTCCCACGGGCCGGCGACGGTCATCGCAATGTGCAACCAGAAGGGTGGCGTCGGCAAGACCACCTCGACGATCAACATGGGTGCGGCGCTGGCGGAGTTCGGTCGACGCGTCCTGCTGGTCGACCTCGATCCCCAGGGGGCCCTGTCTGCCGGTCTCGGCATCATGCACGAGGACCTCGACATCACCGTCTACAACCTGCTGGTGGACCCGGACGCCACCATCGGGGACGCCCTGCACCACACCTCGGTGGACAATCTCGACGTGATCCCGGCGAACATCGACCTGTCCGCCGCCGAGATTCAGCTCGTCAACGAGGTCGGACGTGAACAGGCCCTGGCCCGGGCGCTGCGTCCGGTGATGGCGGACTACGACTACATCATCGTCGACTGCCAGCCCTCCCTCGGTCTGCTCACCGTCAACGCCCTGTGCTGTGCCGACGGCGTGATCATCCCGATGGAGTGCACATACTTCTCGCTGCGTGGTCTCGCCCTGCTGCATGACACGGTCGACAAGGTGAAGGACCGGCTGAACTTCCGGCTGGAGGTCATCGGCATCCTGGTGACCCTCTTCGATCGTCGGACCAACCACTCCCGGCAGGTCATGAACCGGGTGGTCGAGGTCTTCGGTGACCGCGTCTTCGACACCGTGATCACCCGTACGGTCCGGTTCCCGGAGACGACCGTCGCCGGTGAACCGATCACCACCTGGGCGCCCTCGTCCGACGGCGCGCAGCAGTACCGCGACCTCGCGGCCGAGGTCATTGAGCGGACCTGA
- a CDS encoding tyrosine recombinase, translating into MSADDLTLRRDWVRHLRTERGLSANTLENYGRDADRYLAWLGSEGLTVATAQVADIERFVADLRTGHEVTGGRPLAQTSAARNLSTVRSLHAFAALDRGIPDAADAVPVAQQRADLPKALTVDQVAALLDAVPVGEGARVLDLRDRALLELLYSTGARISEVLALDVDDIDRARRDRATVVLSGKGGRERIVPVGLPALDAVEAYLVRARPQLAARSTSGADTAALFLTASGRRMRRQSGFNVVSAAGERAGLGKVSPHALRHSFATHLLAGGADIRVVQELLGHSHVVTTQIYAKVTPDLLRESWALSHPRT; encoded by the coding sequence ATGTCCGCTGACGATCTGACGCTGCGCCGGGACTGGGTCCGGCACCTGCGTACCGAGCGGGGTTTGAGCGCCAACACCCTGGAGAACTACGGGCGGGACGCGGACCGCTACCTCGCCTGGCTCGGCAGCGAAGGACTGACGGTGGCCACCGCACAGGTCGCGGACATCGAACGATTCGTCGCCGACCTGCGGACCGGCCACGAGGTCACCGGGGGACGGCCGCTCGCCCAGACTTCGGCCGCACGCAACCTGAGTACCGTGCGTAGCCTGCATGCGTTCGCGGCCCTGGACCGTGGGATCCCGGATGCCGCGGACGCCGTCCCCGTCGCCCAGCAGCGGGCGGACCTGCCAAAGGCGCTGACTGTCGACCAGGTGGCCGCGCTGCTCGACGCGGTCCCGGTCGGGGAGGGCGCCCGCGTGCTGGATCTGCGTGACCGGGCGCTGCTGGAACTGCTGTACTCCACCGGCGCGCGGATCAGCGAAGTGCTCGCCCTCGACGTCGACGACATCGACCGGGCGCGTCGTGACCGGGCGACCGTGGTGCTCTCTGGCAAGGGGGGCCGGGAGCGGATCGTCCCGGTCGGTCTACCGGCCCTCGATGCGGTGGAGGCGTACCTCGTCCGGGCGCGTCCGCAGCTCGCCGCCCGCAGCACCTCCGGTGCGGATACAGCGGCCCTGTTCCTCACGGCGTCGGGCCGCCGGATGCGGCGGCAGTCGGGGTTCAATGTGGTGTCGGCGGCCGGGGAGCGGGCGGGCCTGGGGAAAGTCAGCCCGCATGCGCTGCGGCACAGTTTCGCCACCCATCTTCTGGCCGGTGGCGCCGACATCCGCGTGGTCCAGGAGTTGCTCGGCCATTCCCATGTGGTGACCACGCAGATCTACGCGAAGGTCACGCCGGACCTGCTCAGGGAAAGCTGGGCGCTGTCACATCCCAGGACTTGA
- the mmuM gene encoding homocysteine S-methyltransferase, with product MTDSDLLTDPLTDLRTALAHRAVVLDGGLGTRLEDRGNDITGALWSAQILRDSPVEVRDAHTDFFDAGAEVATACSYEVTVDGLVAVGMSPADAVVEAELLLRRAVAVARESADAASSLAGAPRWVAASVGPYGAGPGDGTEYDGAYGLSTAELAAWHRDRIRILADTDADVLLAETVPSIREVEALAGEFTAAGVDAMLSVTVLPRTPGTLTDGVTLSDGTDLAEVARIVADTPAFQVVGVNCVSADAALAGVRALAIGLAEAGRPLPLSAYPNSGERWDHVNRRWLPRTASGGCGATTSLLDAVPDFLGTGVRLIGGCCRVTPREITAIAGMVAPPA from the coding sequence ATGACCGACAGTGATCTGCTCACCGATCCGCTCACCGATCTGCGCACCGCATTAGCCCACCGTGCCGTGGTCCTCGACGGGGGCCTGGGTACCCGTCTGGAGGACCGAGGCAACGACATCACCGGGGCACTGTGGTCCGCACAGATCCTCAGGGACAGTCCGGTCGAGGTCCGGGACGCCCACACGGACTTCTTCGACGCCGGAGCCGAGGTCGCCACGGCGTGCTCCTACGAGGTGACGGTCGACGGATTGGTGGCGGTGGGAATGTCGCCGGCGGACGCCGTGGTCGAGGCGGAACTGCTGCTGCGCCGGGCGGTGGCCGTGGCCCGGGAATCAGCGGACGCCGCGTCCTCGCTCGCCGGTGCCCCACGCTGGGTCGCCGCGTCCGTCGGACCGTACGGTGCGGGCCCCGGTGACGGCACCGAATACGACGGTGCCTACGGACTGTCCACGGCGGAACTGGCGGCGTGGCACCGCGACCGCATCCGGATTCTGGCGGACACGGACGCTGATGTTCTGCTCGCCGAGACTGTCCCCTCGATCCGTGAGGTGGAGGCACTGGCGGGCGAGTTCACGGCGGCCGGGGTGGACGCCATGCTCAGTGTGACAGTGCTCCCCCGCACTCCGGGCACCCTGACTGACGGGGTGACCTTGAGTGACGGGACGGACCTGGCCGAGGTCGCCCGGATCGTGGCGGACACCCCTGCGTTCCAGGTGGTGGGCGTGAACTGCGTGAGTGCGGACGCCGCACTGGCCGGGGTGCGGGCGCTCGCGATCGGCCTGGCGGAGGCGGGGCGTCCCCTACCGTTGTCGGCGTACCCGAACAGCGGTGAGCGGTGGGACCACGTCAACCGGCGCTGGCTGCCACGCACCGCATCCGGCGGGTGTGGGGCGACGACGAGCCTGTTGGACGCCGTGCCGGATTTCCTCGGGACCGGGGTGCGCCTGATCGGCGGATGTTGCCGGGTGACGCCGCGGGAGATCACCGCGATCGCCGGGATGGTCGCTCCTCCGGCATGA
- a CDS encoding pseudouridine synthase, giving the protein MSKPARRDGTPERNDNNDRPARDVENYISNARPARHQHVTDRKPPKKAGGQGAAPKRKTTPDSEKVRLQKVLAAAGVASRRMSEKLIEAGRVEVNGSIVTEQGMRVDQENDVIRVDGVRVIADEDLVTFALNKPRGIHSTMHDEMGRPCLSDLVGERIAAGQRLFHVGRLDAQTEGLLLLTNDGELANRLMHPRYGISKTYLATVLGEADRDLVRRLKDGIELDDGIAIADEVQIIDVWQGKSLVKIVLHEGRKHIVRRMLKEAGYPVQALVRTKVHTVQLGEQKPGTLRALNRAELTSLYNAVGL; this is encoded by the coding sequence GTGAGCAAACCCGCTCGCCGAGACGGCACACCGGAACGCAACGACAACAATGACAGGCCCGCCAGGGACGTGGAGAACTACATCTCCAACGCCCGCCCGGCCCGCCACCAGCATGTGACGGACCGTAAGCCTCCGAAGAAGGCAGGGGGACAGGGGGCAGCCCCGAAGCGGAAAACCACCCCGGACTCCGAGAAGGTCCGCCTGCAGAAGGTGCTCGCCGCCGCCGGCGTGGCGTCCCGCCGGATGAGCGAAAAGCTCATCGAGGCCGGCCGCGTCGAAGTCAACGGCTCGATCGTCACTGAGCAGGGGATGCGGGTCGACCAGGAGAACGATGTGATCCGGGTGGACGGCGTCCGGGTCATCGCCGACGAGGACCTGGTGACCTTCGCCCTGAACAAGCCGCGCGGCATCCATTCCACCATGCACGACGAGATGGGTCGGCCGTGTCTGTCCGACCTTGTCGGCGAGCGTATCGCCGCAGGTCAGCGTCTCTTCCATGTGGGACGCCTTGACGCCCAGACCGAGGGACTGCTGTTGCTCACCAACGACGGAGAACTCGCCAACCGGCTGATGCACCCGCGCTACGGCATCTCGAAGACCTACCTGGCCACCGTCCTCGGAGAGGCAGACCGTGACCTGGTCCGGCGCCTGAAGGACGGCATCGAGCTCGACGACGGTATCGCCATCGCGGACGAGGTGCAGATCATCGACGTGTGGCAGGGCAAGTCACTGGTCAAGATCGTCCTCCATGAAGGCCGCAAGCACATCGTCCGGCGGATGCTCAAGGAAGCCGGTTACCCGGTGCAGGCCCTGGTCCGGACCAAGGTGCACACCGTGCAGCTCGGTGAGCAGAAGCCGGGGACGCTGCGCGCCCTCAACCGTGCGGAACTGACGAGCCTCTACAATGCGGTGGGCCTGTGA
- the cmk gene encoding (d)CMP kinase — translation MSDLTAQNDMTALRTLDNVVGGGLIIAVDGPSGTGKSTVCRRLAAAADAKYLDTGAMYRVATLHILRAGIDPADAAAVASATTDLPLQVNEDPASTEVLLDGEDVSAEIRGPEVTAHVSAVAAVPEVRANLVALQRSLALATGRCVVEGRDIGTAVLPDATCKVYMTASARIRAQRRYDQDVAAGRDVDFDAVLADVERRDAADSSRTVSPLRPAEDATILDTGDLDIDQVLRALADLAVTSASTPADFTTSGSNR, via the coding sequence ATGAGCGACCTGACCGCGCAGAATGACATGACTGCCCTACGCACCCTCGACAATGTCGTCGGTGGTGGACTGATCATCGCCGTCGACGGCCCGTCCGGAACCGGCAAGTCCACTGTCTGCCGACGGCTTGCCGCCGCCGCGGACGCGAAGTACCTGGACACCGGTGCGATGTACCGCGTCGCCACTCTGCACATCCTGCGGGCCGGTATCGACCCGGCGGACGCGGCCGCCGTGGCATCCGCCACCACGGACCTTCCCCTGCAGGTCAACGAGGATCCGGCATCCACCGAAGTACTGCTTGACGGTGAGGACGTCTCTGCCGAGATCCGGGGGCCCGAGGTCACCGCGCACGTTTCCGCGGTCGCCGCGGTACCCGAGGTGCGCGCGAACCTTGTCGCCCTGCAGCGCTCCCTGGCCCTGGCCACCGGCCGCTGCGTGGTGGAGGGCCGTGACATCGGCACCGCCGTGCTGCCGGACGCGACCTGCAAGGTGTACATGACCGCGAGCGCGCGGATCCGGGCACAGCGCCGCTACGACCAGGATGTCGCCGCCGGACGTGACGTCGACTTCGATGCGGTGCTCGCGGACGTGGAACGACGCGATGCCGCCGATTCCTCGCGGACCGTGTCCCCGCTGCGTCCAGCAGAGGACGCCACCATCCTCGATACCGGAGACCTGGACATTGACCAGGTACTCCGTGCCCTTGCGGACCTGGCGGTCACCTCCGCCTCGACCCCCGCCGATTTCACGACCTCAGGGAGTAACCGATGA
- the scpB gene encoding SMC-Scp complex subunit ScpB, producing the protein MEPVSLLRSRLESLLLVADEPTSAEDFARLVDAPVAEVSATLTEIATEFSDRGMGFELREHQGGWRLYTRRQNSETVEAKVLDGAQSRLSRAALETLAVIAYRQPVTRSQVAAVRGVNCDGVMRTLTLRGLIAEVGVTGEIGGAHLYATTELFLEQLGIDSLDALPDLAPLLPEVDQIDIG; encoded by the coding sequence GTGGAACCTGTCTCACTGTTGCGCAGCAGACTGGAGTCGCTGCTGCTCGTCGCCGATGAGCCGACGTCGGCGGAGGATTTCGCCCGACTGGTCGATGCCCCCGTCGCCGAGGTCTCCGCGACCCTCACCGAGATCGCCACCGAGTTCTCGGACCGCGGTATGGGCTTTGAACTGCGGGAACATCAGGGTGGGTGGCGGCTGTACACCCGTCGGCAGAATTCGGAGACAGTTGAGGCGAAGGTGCTCGACGGGGCGCAGTCCCGGTTGTCCCGGGCTGCCCTGGAGACCCTGGCGGTCATCGCCTACCGTCAACCGGTGACCCGCTCCCAGGTCGCCGCGGTGCGTGGCGTGAACTGCGACGGGGTGATGCGGACCCTCACCCTGCGCGGACTGATCGCAGAGGTCGGTGTCACCGGGGAGATCGGTGGGGCACACCTCTACGCGACGACGGAGCTGTTCCTGGAGCAGCTGGGGATCGATTCGCTGGACGCGCTGCCCGATCTGGCGCCGCTGCTGCCCGAGGTCGACCAGATCGACATCGGCTGA
- the der gene encoding ribosome biogenesis GTPase Der gives MSDENTPPENGAVENSAAEELVFRTSDGAVIGDEVTAEALGEEYVDEEEFFDDFDEDEFTDEDDAPADAGIDLSDFDLLTGSGEDTDWEAVEAAFGVLGDDEAEREALCTVAIVGRPNVGKSTLVNRFIGRREAVVEDFPGVTRDRISYLGDWGGRRFWVQDTGGWDPDAKGIHGAIARQAETAMATADVIVFVVDTKVGITATDEIIARRLQRSAVPVILVANKFDSDSQYGDMAEFWSLGLGDPYPVSAQHGRGAADVLDKVLASFPDEPRETSVVSGPRRVALVGRPNVGKSSLLNKITGEDRSVVDNVAGTTVDPVDSVVELEEKTWRFVDTAGIRKKTKTARGHEFYASLRTRAAIDSAEVVIFLVDASEPIAEQDQRVLRMILDAGRALVVAYNKWDLVDEDRREDLEREIDQQLAHVPWAQRVNISAKTGRALQRLEPAMIEALESWDQRIPTGQLNTWLRAVIAQTPPPMRGGRLPRVLFATQAASKPPVIVLFTTGFLEHGYRRFLERRLRESFGFEGSPVRIAVRVREKRDRRKKK, from the coding sequence ATGAGTGACGAAAACACCCCCCCGGAGAACGGTGCTGTGGAGAACAGTGCTGCAGAAGAACTGGTCTTCCGCACCTCAGACGGGGCGGTCATCGGTGACGAGGTCACCGCAGAAGCCCTCGGCGAGGAATACGTCGACGAAGAGGAGTTCTTCGACGACTTCGACGAGGACGAATTCACCGACGAGGATGACGCGCCCGCGGACGCCGGCATCGACCTGTCGGACTTCGACCTGCTGACCGGTTCCGGCGAGGACACCGACTGGGAGGCCGTTGAGGCGGCCTTCGGCGTGCTCGGCGACGATGAGGCGGAGCGTGAGGCGCTGTGCACCGTCGCCATCGTCGGGCGCCCCAACGTCGGCAAGTCGACCCTGGTCAACCGCTTCATCGGCCGTCGCGAGGCGGTCGTCGAGGACTTCCCGGGAGTGACCCGTGACCGGATCTCCTACCTGGGCGACTGGGGCGGACGCCGATTCTGGGTGCAGGACACCGGCGGATGGGACCCCGACGCCAAGGGCATCCACGGCGCGATCGCCCGTCAGGCGGAGACCGCCATGGCCACCGCCGACGTCATCGTCTTCGTGGTGGACACCAAGGTCGGGATCACCGCCACCGACGAGATCATCGCCCGGCGGCTGCAGCGCTCCGCCGTCCCGGTGATCCTCGTGGCGAACAAGTTCGACTCGGACTCGCAGTACGGCGACATGGCCGAATTCTGGTCCCTGGGCCTCGGCGATCCCTACCCGGTCTCCGCCCAGCACGGCCGCGGTGCCGCCGATGTGCTGGACAAGGTGCTGGCGTCCTTCCCGGACGAACCGAGGGAGACGTCCGTCGTCTCCGGTCCGCGGCGCGTCGCCCTGGTGGGGCGACCGAACGTGGGCAAGTCCTCGCTGCTCAACAAGATCACCGGCGAAGACCGGTCCGTGGTCGACAATGTTGCCGGAACCACCGTCGACCCGGTGGATTCGGTGGTGGAGCTGGAAGAGAAGACCTGGCGCTTCGTGGACACCGCAGGTATCCGGAAGAAGACGAAGACCGCCCGTGGCCACGAGTTCTACGCCTCGCTGCGGACCCGTGCGGCCATCGATTCGGCGGAGGTCGTCATCTTCCTGGTGGACGCCTCGGAGCCGATCGCCGAGCAGGACCAGCGCGTCCTGCGGATGATCCTCGACGCCGGGCGTGCCCTGGTCGTCGCCTACAACAAGTGGGACCTTGTCGACGAAGACCGCCGGGAGGACCTGGAGCGGGAGATCGACCAGCAGCTCGCCCACGTGCCCTGGGCACAGCGGGTCAACATCTCCGCGAAGACCGGGCGCGCGCTGCAGCGTCTGGAGCCGGCGATGATCGAGGCCCTGGAGAGCTGGGACCAGCGCATCCCCACCGGCCAGCTGAACACCTGGCTGCGCGCGGTGATCGCCCAGACCCCGCCGCCGATGCGCGGTGGACGCCTGCCGCGGGTGCTCTTCGCCACCCAGGCAGCCTCGAAGCCGCCGGTGATCGTGCTGTTCACGACCGGTTTCCTGGAGCACGGCTACCGTCGGTTCCTCGAGCGCCGGCTGCGGGAATCCTTCGGATTCGAGGGCTCTCCCGTGCGGATTGCGGTGCGTGTGCGCGAGAAGCGGGACCGGCGAAAGAAGAAGTAG
- a CDS encoding segregation and condensation protein A produces the protein MVTAVPAPDRDAVQPEITGFRVALANFDGPFDLLLQLINSRKMDVTEIALATVTDEFIAYTRSLSGSAEDLDEVTEFLVVAATLLDLKAARLVPRGEVESEEDLALLESRDLLFARLLQYRAYKSVAELFAGWQRDAARCYPVQLSPEPQFVDLMPPVELGLTPDAFAEIAAAAFRPTPHEVATGHIHVPAVSVPEQAGHILNTLRLAGADHWVSFASLISDCDLSMTVVGRFLALLELYKARAVGIEQPDPLGDLRVAWTGLDVDPSVVAATDWD, from the coding sequence ATGGTCACCGCGGTCCCCGCCCCGGACAGGGACGCCGTCCAACCGGAGATCACCGGTTTTCGCGTTGCCCTGGCGAACTTTGACGGACCCTTCGATCTGCTGTTGCAGCTGATCAACTCCCGGAAGATGGATGTCACGGAGATCGCCCTGGCCACCGTCACCGACGAGTTCATCGCGTACACGCGGTCACTGTCGGGATCGGCGGAGGATCTGGACGAGGTCACCGAGTTCCTGGTCGTCGCAGCGACCCTGCTCGATCTCAAGGCGGCCCGCCTGGTGCCCCGCGGCGAGGTGGAAAGTGAAGAGGACCTGGCCCTGCTCGAATCCCGGGATCTGCTCTTCGCCCGTCTGCTGCAGTACCGGGCGTACAAGTCTGTCGCAGAGCTTTTCGCCGGGTGGCAGCGGGACGCCGCCCGCTGTTATCCGGTGCAACTGTCCCCGGAACCGCAGTTCGTCGATCTCATGCCACCGGTGGAACTGGGACTGACCCCGGACGCCTTCGCAGAGATCGCCGCGGCGGCCTTCCGCCCGACACCGCACGAGGTGGCGACCGGGCACATTCACGTGCCCGCGGTGTCGGTCCCGGAACAGGCGGGGCATATCTTGAACACCCTGCGGCTCGCCGGCGCCGACCACTGGGTGAGCTTCGCCTCGCTGATCTCCGACTGCGACCTGTCGATGACGGTGGTCGGCCGGTTCCTCGCTCTGCTGGAGCTCTACAAGGCGCGTGCCGTGGGTATCGAGCAGCCTGATCCGCTCGGTGATCTGCGGGTCGCCTGGACCGGGCTGGACGTGGATCCGTCTGTCGTCGCGGCAACCGACTGGGACTAG
- a CDS encoding amino acid permease: MTTSVGEIDNDQGASTGSGLLRTMEHRHLVMIALGGVIGSGLFVSSGYTIGEAGPLGAVLAYVLGALVAWMVMCCLGELAVVYPVSGGFHVYATRNLGPAWGFATAWLYWLCWAVALGSEFTASGILMQRWFPGVDVWVWCVVFGILLFSLNAVSARIFGETEFWLSLIKVTAVLALIILGAATIVGINPAADGPAPWLTNFDTDGGLFPTGFGSLLVVTLGVFYAFSGTELIGVAAGEAKDPEKVIPAAIRTAVVRLTVFFVGAILVIAALVPYEDAGLDESPFVTVFDIAGLSGMADVMNFVIIAALLSAGNSGLFSCTRMLHSLAEQGQAPEIFTRTTKRGIPMVALCVSMVGGVASLLSSEIAPGSLYLILVSVAGFAVVAVWMAIAASQLSFRRRFVAAGGAVAGLPYRTPVHRVLAWGALMALTASLVGVGFDADQREALTVGIPFTLFCLGYYRWRHGPGCFRPQETDVELDEAVRRSME, encoded by the coding sequence ATGACTACCTCTGTCGGCGAGATCGACAACGACCAGGGCGCATCGACCGGTTCGGGCCTGCTGCGCACCATGGAACATCGGCACCTGGTGATGATTGCCCTCGGCGGCGTCATCGGATCCGGCCTTTTCGTCTCCTCGGGCTACACCATCGGCGAGGCGGGCCCGCTCGGAGCGGTGCTCGCCTACGTCCTCGGCGCCCTGGTCGCCTGGATGGTGATGTGCTGCTTGGGCGAACTCGCCGTGGTCTACCCGGTCTCCGGCGGATTCCATGTCTACGCGACCCGGAACCTCGGCCCGGCCTGGGGTTTCGCCACCGCCTGGCTGTACTGGCTGTGCTGGGCTGTCGCCCTCGGCAGCGAGTTCACCGCCTCCGGCATCCTCATGCAACGCTGGTTCCCCGGCGTCGATGTGTGGGTGTGGTGCGTGGTCTTCGGCATTCTCCTGTTCTCCCTCAACGCCGTCTCCGCCCGCATCTTCGGCGAGACCGAGTTCTGGCTCTCGTTGATCAAGGTGACCGCGGTGCTCGCGCTGATCATCCTCGGCGCGGCCACCATCGTCGGCATCAATCCGGCCGCCGACGGGCCGGCACCCTGGCTCACCAACTTCGACACCGACGGCGGTCTGTTCCCCACCGGCTTCGGTAGCCTCCTCGTGGTCACCCTCGGCGTGTTCTACGCCTTCTCCGGCACGGAATTGATCGGTGTTGCCGCGGGAGAGGCGAAGGACCCGGAGAAGGTGATTCCCGCGGCGATCCGTACCGCCGTGGTCCGGCTGACCGTTTTCTTCGTCGGCGCGATTCTCGTCATCGCCGCCCTCGTCCCCTACGAGGACGCCGGACTCGACGAATCTCCGTTCGTCACGGTCTTCGACATCGCCGGGCTGTCCGGTATGGCCGATGTGATGAACTTCGTCATCATCGCCGCCCTGCTGTCGGCCGGGAACTCCGGGCTCTTCTCCTGTACCCGGATGCTGCATTCCCTGGCGGAGCAAGGACAGGCGCCGGAGATTTTCACCCGTACCACGAAACGCGGCATCCCGATGGTCGCGCTGTGTGTGTCGATGGTCGGCGGGGTCGCGTCGCTGCTGTCCAGCGAGATCGCACCGGGCAGTCTCTACCTGATCCTCGTCTCCGTCGCAGGTTTCGCCGTGGTGGCGGTGTGGATGGCGATCGCAGCATCGCAGCTGTCCTTCCGGCGACGGTTCGTCGCCGCCGGGGGAGCGGTGGCCGGGTTGCCGTACCGGACGCCGGTGCACCGGGTGCTGGCGTGGGGCGCGCTCATGGCACTGACGGCGTCCCTGGTCGGGGTGGGGTTCGATGCGGACCAGCGCGAAGCGCTGACCGTGGGTATCCCGTTCACCCTGTTCTGTCTCGGGTACTACCGGTGGCGTCACGGGCCCGGGTGCTTCCGGCCGCAGGAGACGGACGTGGAGCTGGATGAGGCGGTACGACGCAGCATGGAGTGA
- a CDS encoding DUF4395 domain-containing protein, translating into MNQQYSFATPVIPPRSVTDASAVPPSGVGALWWFPPVVNDRAARTTAMLVVGLSVVTVATSVGGWDAVAVVLNALLFGGFVLRVLAGPRFDPFGQLSVRWLARAVFGEPVMTAGAPKRFAQGIGVVFSGAALVLRLVGWPVAADVVLLALVVAASLEGFAGFCLGCRIFSWLQDRGVVSPDVRSDCAVR; encoded by the coding sequence ATGAATCAGCAATATTCTTTCGCCACCCCGGTCATCCCGCCCCGGTCCGTCACTGACGCTTCCGCCGTTCCCCCGTCAGGTGTGGGGGCACTGTGGTGGTTCCCGCCGGTGGTCAATGACCGGGCCGCGCGGACCACGGCGATGCTCGTCGTCGGACTGTCCGTGGTGACCGTGGCAACGTCCGTCGGGGGGTGGGACGCCGTCGCCGTGGTGCTGAACGCGTTGCTGTTCGGTGGCTTCGTGCTGCGGGTCCTCGCCGGACCCCGGTTCGATCCCTTCGGTCAGCTGTCGGTGCGGTGGTTGGCCCGGGCCGTGTTCGGGGAGCCGGTGATGACGGCCGGTGCGCCGAAGCGCTTCGCACAGGGGATCGGTGTCGTGTTTTCCGGGGCAGCGCTGGTGTTGCGACTGGTGGGCTGGCCGGTGGCTGCCGATGTGGTGCTGCTGGCGCTCGTCGTGGCGGCATCGCTGGAGGGCTTCGCCGGGTTCTGTCTGGGATGCCGCATCTTCAGCTGGCTGCAGGACAGGGGAGTGGTCAGCCCGGACGTGCGCTCCGACTGCGCGGTGCGGTAG